Part of the Leclercia sp. AS011 genome is shown below.
GGGTTGTGGTTTGGCTCCCTCGGCGACCGGATTGGACGGCGTAAGGTGCTGGTCACCGTGATCCTGCTGACCTCCGGCACCACCTTTACCATCGGGTTACTGCCCACCTATGCCCAGGCCGGGCTGCTCGCCACGGTTCTGCTGGTGCTGGTGCGGATGCTCCAGGGATTTGCCGCCGGGGGTGAAAGCGCAGGGGCCACCACCTTTCTGGCGGAATATGCGCCCGCCGACCGTCGGGGCTACTTCACCTGCTGGACCGACAGCTTCGGCTTTATGGCCTTTGTCGCCGGATCGGGTCTGGTGCTGCTGCTCACCGCTCTCCTGGGGGAGGCGGCGATGAACGACTGGGGCTGGCGCATTCCGTTCCTGCTGGCCGGGCCGCTGGGCTGGATTGGCATCTGGCTGCGCAACAATCTTGAAGACTCCCCTGAATTTCAGGCGCTGCTGAACAGCCGACAAACGGAGCCTGCGCCGCTGCACAGGGCCCTGACCACCGGCAGGCGGGCGCTGGGCTTCTGCATCGGCTTTGTCGCGATCAAGGCGGTGGTGCACTGGATGCTGCAAACCTTTATTCCGGCTTATCTGGTGGCGACGCTGCACTACCCGGCGCTGGATGCCTACACCATCACCACCCTCGGGCTGTTGGCCGTCACGGTGCTGGTGCCTTTTATGGGCTATCTGTCGGACAGGGTAGGCCGTAAGCCGCTGATGCTGATGGGATGCCTGGGGTTGATCCTCTTCGCCTGGCCGGCGATGAAGATGATGGCCAGCGGGGAGGTGCTTTTTGCCGGGGTGGGACTGCTGCTGGTGGGGCTGTGCATTGCCGCCTTTGACGGTGCCAGCAACGCGGCGATGGCTGAGCTGTTTCCCACCCGGATCCGCTATGGCAGCATGGCGATTGCCTATAACCTGGCGGTGGCGCTTTTTGGCGGAGTGACGCCGTGGCTGCTGGCCTGGCTGCTGACCGCCACCGGCGATCCGCTCTCGCCGGCGCTGTATGTGATGGCGGCGGCGCTGATTACCCTCCTGACGGTGCTGCGTGCCAGAGAGACCGCCGGACTGCCGCTGCAGAGATAAAAAAGCCCGGCGGGGAAGGCCGGGCAAATAACAAAGCACAACACGTTTGCATCACTTAACAGTTGCTTACTTCAGGTCGCGGTTCGCCATAGCGTTGACCAGATATGACTGACGCTGGCTGAGCCTCACCTCACTGCTGGCGTCATTTTCTCTTCTCAGCTGGAGGGCAGGGCCACTGTCCGGCGAACGGGTACGCTCTGCGTCTCCCGGAATAATCCAGCCGACATCATCACTGGTGCGATGATTATTACGTGCGTTGCGAACTCTTCTTCTCAAATGCAGCATATAACCTCCGCATAATTCATCGAACTGCCTGTTAATGGCGGGGATATTAATACCCCGGTCGCCGTCTCACTATATTGTCTGACAAAAAAGCATCAGCAAGAGAATATATTTTGAAGCTTATGCCGCTGGTTTGCGACCGCCGCCCCGGCTATTTTGCCCGCCTTTTTTTCCGGCTTCGGATGCGCGCTGCGGGTCATTTTTAAAATTCCCGCCGCTGCTCTGCCCACCTTTGCGGCCCGCCTGGGATGCACGTTCCCGGTCTTCAGCGAAATTGCCGGAACCGCCTCGATGTTTAGTCATAACATGTCTCCAGTGTTTCGTTGAGAATATCTATTAAGAGAAAATAACCTCTTCAAATGTGTGCACAAATAAATGTAGACAGAACGGCAGAAACTGCAATAAGCCTTTCGGCGCGTTTTTGTGCTCCGTCTGAATATATTTTAGGCATTTTTTAGGGAGGGGGAGGATATATCCACGCTAATAAATAAGTTAGCAAAAGTTACATGTGGCACGAATAATTTCAGGCGCAATATTTACCGTGATCAAGCGCCAGAAAAATAGACTTTTCTGGCGAAATTAAGACGAGTCTTAACGGCTCTGCTCCAGTTCTATTGCCGCTCTCACCTGCACTAACGCCTGGCGTAAATCCTCCATCGTCACCGACCCAAGGGCAATGCGGATCGCCTGCGGCACCGTGCCGGAGGTGGAGAAGGGCTCCGCGGTGGAAACGGAGACGTTGTTATCCATCAGCTCCCTGACTACCCGGTCGGCTCTGGCTTCGTCCGCCAGCGGCAGCCAGGCAAAGTAGGAGTTGGGATGGGTGATGCAGGGCAGATCCCCCAACACCGTTTTCAG
Proteins encoded:
- a CDS encoding MFS transporter, giving the protein MSRKLRKVLLATGIGHFVEWFDFGLYGTLATIIGMQFFQTDDPATALLSSFAVFGAGFVVRPLGGLWFGSLGDRIGRRKVLVTVILLTSGTTFTIGLLPTYAQAGLLATVLLVLVRMLQGFAAGGESAGATTFLAEYAPADRRGYFTCWTDSFGFMAFVAGSGLVLLLTALLGEAAMNDWGWRIPFLLAGPLGWIGIWLRNNLEDSPEFQALLNSRQTEPAPLHRALTTGRRALGFCIGFVAIKAVVHWMLQTFIPAYLVATLHYPALDAYTITTLGLLAVTVLVPFMGYLSDRVGRKPLMLMGCLGLILFAWPAMKMMASGEVLFAGVGLLLVGLCIAAFDGASNAAMAELFPTRIRYGSMAIAYNLAVALFGGVTPWLLAWLLTATGDPLSPALYVMAAALITLLTVLRARETAGLPLQR
- a CDS encoding general stress protein; its protein translation is MTKHRGGSGNFAEDRERASQAGRKGGQSSGGNFKNDPQRASEAGKKGGQNSRGGGRKPAA